One genomic window of Maribacter aquivivus includes the following:
- a CDS encoding cell division protein FtsX, whose translation MANSFENYQRRKLISSYFSVVLSIALVLFLLGILGLLVLNTKKMADRSKEQITISVFLKENTKEIEIEQLQKTLAMSEYTKSSTYVSKEEAAEQHSEDIGEDFVDYLGYNPLKNSIDVKLNADFVTAEKVQEIAETLSEKSFVDEVSYDKVLVSMVAKSVEQIGFWILVASAIFTFIAVLLINSSIRLSIYSKRFIIKTMQMVGATKTFIRRPFIWQNIKLGMIGAAIALLAIGGVVYYVNTNFQDLGLFDEPYILVILFVSVFLLGILISFISTYFATQRFLNLRTDELYY comes from the coding sequence ATGGCGAACTCCTTCGAAAATTATCAAAGACGCAAACTCATCTCCTCCTATTTTTCTGTGGTGCTAAGTATTGCATTGGTCTTATTCCTTTTAGGCATTTTAGGATTACTGGTTTTAAACACCAAAAAAATGGCAGATCGTTCTAAAGAACAAATCACCATCTCTGTCTTCTTAAAAGAAAATACCAAAGAAATTGAGATTGAACAGCTACAAAAGACATTGGCAATGTCTGAATACACAAAATCTTCTACCTACGTATCTAAAGAAGAAGCTGCAGAACAGCATAGCGAAGATATTGGCGAAGACTTTGTTGACTATTTAGGCTACAACCCGCTAAAGAACTCTATTGACGTAAAGTTGAATGCGGATTTCGTTACTGCAGAGAAAGTACAAGAAATTGCTGAAACCCTATCAGAAAAGAGTTTTGTCGATGAAGTTAGTTACGACAAGGTATTAGTAAGCATGGTAGCCAAAAGTGTTGAACAAATAGGCTTCTGGATCTTGGTAGCCAGCGCTATTTTCACCTTTATAGCTGTATTATTGATAAACAGTTCTATTAGACTATCTATCTATTCTAAAAGATTTATCATTAAAACCATGCAAATGGTTGGGGCGACAAAGACCTTTATTAGAAGACCATTTATATGGCAAAATATTAAACTTGGTATGATCGGTGCCGCAATTGCTTTATTGGCTATTGGTGGCGTTGTATATTATGTAAACACTAATTTTCAAGATTTAGGGTTATTTGATGAACCTTATATTTTAGTCATTTTATTTGTTAGTGTTTTTCTATTGGGAATACTTATTTCGTTCATTAGCACCTATTTTGCGACCCAACGCTTCTTAAATCTTAGAACGGACGAATTATATTATTAA
- the truB gene encoding tRNA pseudouridine(55) synthase TruB: MKDLTKEDYLNGQVLLIDKPLEWSSFQAVNKLKWAIRKKFSLKKFKIGHAGTLDPLATGLLIICTGKFTKKITEYQGQEKEYTGVFTLGGTTASYDLETEINKTFATDHITPDLIKATTHQFIGDIEQAPPVFSALKKDGKRLYELAREGKTVDIPKRKVNVSAFNITDIDGLNIHFRIACSKGTYIRSIAHDFGAALNSGAHLTALRRTKIGDFNVDNAQDPLVFADLLLGPEEK; the protein is encoded by the coding sequence ATGAAAGATTTGACCAAAGAAGACTATTTAAACGGTCAAGTATTATTGATTGATAAACCACTAGAATGGTCCTCTTTTCAGGCGGTCAATAAATTGAAATGGGCTATCAGAAAAAAGTTCAGTTTAAAGAAATTTAAAATCGGGCACGCAGGTACTTTAGATCCATTAGCAACGGGGCTTCTTATAATTTGCACAGGAAAATTCACTAAGAAAATCACAGAATATCAAGGACAGGAAAAAGAATACACAGGTGTTTTTACCTTAGGTGGCACCACAGCATCTTACGACCTTGAAACAGAAATAAACAAAACTTTCGCAACAGATCATATTACGCCTGATCTTATAAAAGCTACAACCCATCAATTTATAGGTGATATAGAACAGGCACCGCCTGTTTTCTCTGCCTTAAAGAAAGATGGTAAGCGACTTTATGAACTGGCTCGTGAAGGAAAAACAGTTGACATACCAAAGCGAAAAGTAAATGTAAGTGCTTTTAATATTACTGATATCGATGGCTTGAATATTCACTTTAGAATCGCCTGTAGCAAAGGCACCTATATTCGATCTATTGCCCACGATTTTGGCGCAGCCCTTAATTCTGGAGCACATTTAACGGCATTGAGAAGAACCAAAATAGGTGATTTTAACGTAGATAATGCTCAAGACCCTTTAGTCTTTGCCGATTTATTACTAGGTCCAGAAGAAAAATAG
- a CDS encoding undecaprenyl-diphosphate phosphatase, translating to MDTLDAIILGIIQGLTEFLPVSSSGHLELGKAILGDNSVPEDSLLFTVILHFATALSTIVVFRKDIWEILSGLFQFKWNEESEFSAKIIISMLPAVFIGLFFEEQLEELFGGNIRFVGFMLIITAVLLYFADKAKDTDKKVSFKNAFIVGISQAIAMLPGISRSGATISTSVLLGVDKSKAARFSFLMVVPLIFGKIAKDLMSGDLNFDGNNNIAMGAGFIAAFLAGLAACTWMIKLVRKSKLSYFAIYCLVVGLIAVIYGFTNP from the coding sequence TTGGATACTTTAGACGCTATTATACTCGGCATTATTCAAGGATTAACCGAGTTTCTTCCTGTTTCATCAAGCGGTCATTTAGAATTGGGCAAAGCCATTTTAGGAGACAACTCTGTTCCAGAAGATAGTTTATTATTTACCGTAATACTTCATTTTGCTACTGCTCTTAGTACCATTGTTGTTTTCAGAAAAGACATTTGGGAAATTTTAAGTGGTTTGTTTCAATTTAAATGGAACGAAGAGAGTGAGTTTTCTGCCAAGATTATTATCTCTATGCTACCTGCAGTATTCATTGGATTGTTCTTTGAGGAACAATTAGAAGAATTATTTGGTGGTAATATTCGTTTTGTAGGCTTTATGCTTATAATTACAGCAGTACTTCTATATTTTGCAGATAAGGCAAAGGATACTGATAAAAAAGTAAGTTTTAAAAATGCTTTTATAGTTGGTATCTCTCAAGCAATTGCAATGCTACCTGGTATTTCTCGTAGTGGAGCTACCATTTCTACTTCTGTTCTTTTAGGTGTAGATAAATCAAAAGCTGCTCGCTTTTCTTTCTTAATGGTTGTGCCGTTAATTTTTGGTAAAATTGCCAAAGACCTAATGAGCGGAGATTTAAATTTTGATGGAAATAACAATATTGCAATGGGCGCAGGTTTTATTGCCGCCTTTCTTGCTGGTCTTGCCGCTTGTACATGGATGATTAAATTAGTACGAAAAAGTAAGCTTTCGTATTTTGCCATCTACTGTCTTGTAGTAGGATTGATTGCCGTAATTTACGGATTCACTAATCCGTAG
- a CDS encoding DUF3098 domain-containing protein, translating into MSKNNKVEQHAKQEFIFQKKNYMFMFIGLACIAIGFILMSGGGSDDPNVFNPEIYNFRRIRLAPTLVLIGLGIEIYAILLNPHKKKD; encoded by the coding sequence ATGAGTAAAAACAACAAAGTGGAACAGCACGCTAAACAAGAATTTATTTTTCAGAAGAAAAATTACATGTTCATGTTCATTGGTCTTGCCTGTATTGCCATAGGTTTTATTTTAATGAGCGGTGGCGGCAGCGATGACCCCAACGTATTCAACCCTGAAATTTATAATTTCAGAAGAATTAGACTAGCACCTACTTTAGTGCTTATTGGCTTAGGTATAGAAATTTATGCCATTTTATTGAACCCTCACAAAAAGAAAGATTAA
- a CDS encoding thioredoxin family protein, which yields MELVIEDLIKKGLESSYSYSEYRALVSDLAEKGEATGPEQSEALTQYTQLNNSRMRRWDKTLKFSDEAVAKIKAVNHKISWLVLSESWCGDASPALPVMNKITEINPNISLSIILRDENLDIMNQFLTNGGMSIPKLIITDIAEAKVVATWGPRSMKATQLVEDYKAEHGKLTPEFKQDLQVFYNKDKGQSILEDLLKLLDNRD from the coding sequence ATGGAGTTAGTAATAGAAGATTTAATTAAAAAAGGACTAGAGTCAAGTTATAGTTATTCAGAATACAGAGCATTAGTTTCAGATTTAGCTGAAAAAGGTGAAGCTACTGGTCCTGAACAATCAGAGGCGTTAACTCAGTATACTCAATTAAATAATAGCCGTATGCGCCGATGGGATAAAACCTTGAAGTTTAGCGACGAGGCTGTAGCTAAGATAAAAGCTGTAAATCATAAAATTTCGTGGTTGGTATTATCAGAAAGCTGGTGTGGCGATGCTTCGCCTGCATTACCGGTAATGAACAAGATCACAGAAATTAATCCTAATATATCGTTGTCTATTATTCTTCGCGATGAGAATTTAGATATCATGAATCAGTTTTTGACCAACGGTGGCATGTCTATTCCAAAGTTAATAATAACAGATATAGCCGAAGCTAAGGTAGTAGCAACTTGGGGACCTAGGTCAATGAAGGCAACACAGTTGGTAGAAGATTATAAAGCCGAACATGGGAAGTTAACACCTGAGTTTAAACAAGATTTACAGGTATTTTATAATAAGGATAAAGGGCAAAGTATTTTAGAAGACTTGTTGAAGCTACTCGATAATCGAGATTAA
- a CDS encoding mycothiol transferase, whose translation MKTKLLVLTLILSTFISFSQQEISREWTSFAQTITITTDQKIKFRVTASAKTIGETDDSWSGLWARVDTKNGEDGFFDNMGDRPILSKDWNSYTIEGEIDKNAKALVFGGLCIGNGEFYYDNFVVETEKPDGTFEKLDIKNPSFEIRLDDKGILGWTSGISQDNPVKIKEFTFKNTSDTADGKNAIVIVGEGVVKDKSDLIGPIDGYSPQIGTLITMLDNLSIRIEKQMSSLDVRELDHIMDKEANSIGALIMHLIATEVYYQNLTFDEMEYDEEDTKQLDIAMALGEDARNSINGKEASYYFNLWKKVRAKTKENFKARDDAWLAEVYPGSNVNNHFSWFHVMEHQSSHLGQMLLLRKRIPPAPEPLTLPKLNKN comes from the coding sequence ATGAAAACTAAACTTCTTGTATTAACTCTTATCCTATCTACATTTATATCTTTTTCACAGCAAGAAATATCTCGTGAATGGACTTCTTTTGCTCAAACTATTACCATTACTACAGACCAAAAAATTAAATTCAGAGTAACCGCATCGGCTAAAACTATTGGAGAAACTGATGACAGCTGGTCTGGACTTTGGGCTAGAGTGGATACTAAAAACGGCGAAGATGGTTTTTTTGATAACATGGGTGATCGGCCTATTCTTTCGAAAGATTGGAATTCATACACTATTGAAGGCGAAATAGACAAGAATGCCAAAGCATTGGTTTTTGGAGGGCTATGCATTGGCAACGGAGAATTTTATTATGACAATTTTGTTGTTGAAACAGAAAAACCAGATGGTACGTTTGAAAAACTGGATATTAAAAATCCAAGTTTTGAAATACGTTTAGACGACAAAGGAATCTTGGGATGGACTAGCGGCATTAGCCAAGACAATCCTGTAAAAATAAAAGAGTTCACTTTCAAAAACACCAGTGATACTGCTGATGGTAAGAATGCTATTGTTATTGTCGGTGAGGGTGTAGTCAAAGACAAATCTGATCTTATTGGCCCTATTGATGGGTATTCCCCACAAATTGGCACTTTAATTACCATGCTAGACAACTTAAGTATTAGAATAGAAAAGCAAATGAGCTCTTTAGATGTCAGGGAATTAGATCACATCATGGATAAAGAAGCAAATTCTATAGGAGCACTTATTATGCACTTGATTGCCACCGAAGTATATTACCAAAACTTAACTTTTGATGAAATGGAATATGATGAGGAAGACACTAAACAATTAGATATCGCAATGGCTCTTGGAGAGGATGCACGTAATAGTATCAACGGGAAAGAAGCTAGTTATTACTTTAATCTATGGAAAAAAGTTAGAGCAAAAACAAAAGAAAATTTCAAAGCTAGAGATGACGCTTGGTTAGCAGAAGTTTACCCTGGATCAAACGTTAATAATCACTTTTCATGGTTTCATGTAATGGAACATCAATCTAGTCATCTTGGTCAAATGCTTTTATTAAGAAAAAGAATTCCGCCAGCTCCTGAACCTTTAACGCTTCCTAAACTAAATAAAAACTAA